In a single window of the Callithrix jacchus isolate 240 chromosome 1, calJac240_pri, whole genome shotgun sequence genome:
- the LOC118153871 gene encoding spermatogenesis-associated protein 31C1-like isoform X1 produces the protein MPRAQLLEGSIPIQMANIPFPLKLLCDSWKNTPSSTPWVLDICLTLVFAVGLYFLLAPYLSYFHHDPLSPSPGEKRMGHLLFQDHLLSQCQLISQCQGQRRGRPKGRKKNYSLKASRDSLTGLEETLDLLSQLQREKHIRDQQSLKSVQRNNEQRGQDSPNSCSPRRLSPQSAPLRAD, from the exons ATGCCCAGAGCTCAGTTGCTTGAAGGCAGCATACCTATTCAAATGGCGAATATTCCGTTTCCTCTAAAATTGCTGTGCGATTCCTGGAAAAACACCCCCAGCTCCACACCATGGGTGTTGGATATCTGCCTCACCCTGGTATTTGCTGTGGGGTTATATTTCCTATTAGCCCCCTACCTCTCTTACTTCCATCATGATCCACTCTCACCATCACCTGGGGAGAAGAGAATG GGTCATCTTCTGTTCCAGGATCATCTTCTGTCCCAGTGTCAACTTATCTCCCAGTGTCAAGGTCAGCGGAGGGGAAGGcccaaaggcaggaagaaaaactACAGTCTGAAAG cttctagagacaGCCTGACAGGCCTGGAGGAGACTCTGGACTTGCTTTCACAACTGCAGCG AGAGAAGCATATCAGAGATCAACAGTCCTTGAAAAGTGTCCAGCGCAACAATGAGCAACGGGGCCAGGATAGCCCCAACTCTTGCTCCCCCAGAAGGCTGTCTCCCCAGTCAGCGCCCCTCAGGGCAGACTGA
- the LOC118153871 gene encoding spermatogenesis-associated protein 31C1-like isoform X2, which produces MPRAQLLEGSIPIQMANIPFPLKLLCDSWKNTPSSTPWVLDICLTLVFAVGLYFLLAPYLSYFHHDPLSPSPGEKRMDHLLSQCQLISQCQGQRRGRPKGRKKNYSLKASRDSLTGLEETLDLLSQLQREKHIRDQQSLKSVQRNNEQRGQDSPNSCSPRRLSPQSAPLRAD; this is translated from the exons ATGCCCAGAGCTCAGTTGCTTGAAGGCAGCATACCTATTCAAATGGCGAATATTCCGTTTCCTCTAAAATTGCTGTGCGATTCCTGGAAAAACACCCCCAGCTCCACACCATGGGTGTTGGATATCTGCCTCACCCTGGTATTTGCTGTGGGGTTATATTTCCTATTAGCCCCCTACCTCTCTTACTTCCATCATGATCCACTCTCACCATCACCTGGGGAGAAGAGAATG GATCATCTTCTGTCCCAGTGTCAACTTATCTCCCAGTGTCAAGGTCAGCGGAGGGGAAGGcccaaaggcaggaagaaaaactACAGTCTGAAAG cttctagagacaGCCTGACAGGCCTGGAGGAGACTCTGGACTTGCTTTCACAACTGCAGCG AGAGAAGCATATCAGAGATCAACAGTCCTTGAAAAGTGTCCAGCGCAACAATGAGCAACGGGGCCAGGATAGCCCCAACTCTTGCTCCCCCAGAAGGCTGTCTCCCCAGTCAGCGCCCCTCAGGGCAGACTGA